One genomic region from Roseofilum reptotaenium CS-1145 encodes:
- the brnA gene encoding type II toxin-antitoxin system BrnA family antitoxin, with amino-acid sequence MVEYLDLSQARRGELTQTRVNVDFPESMIQALDREAKRLGITRQSLIKVWIAERLEKVL; translated from the coding sequence ATTGTCGAATACCTGGATCTGAGCCAAGCACGACGGGGCGAGTTGACGCAGACAAGGGTAAATGTTGATTTTCCAGAGTCGATGATTCAAGCACTCGATCGCGAAGCAAAACGGTTGGGAATCACCCGACAGTCTTTGATTAAAGTGTGGATTGCTGAACGACTGGAAAAAGTATTGTAA
- a CDS encoding AbrB/MazE/SpoVT family DNA-binding domain-containing protein codes for MTVQIDEWGRIQLPEAVQEQLGLGVVTSLSLEVQDGKIILTPIHEETNLSYEGSVLVVNSERTDNLDIIHYLREERIQEQIKEKKILSNTWI; via the coding sequence ATGACCGTTCAGATTGATGAATGGGGACGCATCCAACTCCCCGAAGCAGTACAAGAACAACTCGGTTTAGGGGTTGTTACCTCTCTGAGTTTAGAAGTACAAGATGGAAAAATTATCTTAACGCCCATTCACGAAGAAACAAACCTTTCTTATGAAGGGAGTGTGCTAGTAGTGAACTCAGAAAGAACGGATAATCTTGACATTATCCATTATTTGCGAGAAGAACGAATTCAGGAGCAAATTAAGGAGAAGAAGATATTGTCGAATACCTGGATCTGA
- a CDS encoding element excision factor XisI family protein has protein sequence MLANNYLLLDAGWDRTGRVHAVFFHLRILDNKIWIEVDGTEKGIALELMELGIPQEDIVLGFIRPKNRHVTNSVA, from the coding sequence ATACTAGCGAATAACTACTTATTACTCGATGCTGGATGGGATCGCACTGGACGGGTTCATGCAGTGTTTTTTCATCTGAGGATTCTTGATAATAAAATCTGGATTGAGGTCGATGGTACAGAAAAAGGAATTGCCTTAGAATTAATGGAGTTAGGCATTCCTCAAGAAGATATTGTTTTAGGATTTATTCGCCCCAAAAATCGCCATGTCACTAATTCTGTAGCGTAA